In Candidatus Poribacteria bacterium, the genomic stretch CACTCACTCGCTCCTACGCAGTGGCATGGCACTATGCAGTATTTAGTAGTAAGAGAGAACCAACATCAGGCAATCCCGCCTACATATATGAAATAGAGATTGATGATTCGCTGCCTCATGGGCTTAATTTACTGGATCCGGCCAAAGAAGTTGTTCATGTTTTACCTCAACCTTTACGAGGGGTTGTTGACATGGAATATATGGCAGATCGTCTGAGTAAGCAAACATCTCAAGTCCCTAACCCGACGGGAGATTTCTCGTCCAATTTTGAGATGAAGTTAAGGACACTTATACATGCACAACGGGATGTGGAAGTGTTAATTTACGGTTATATACCTCCGTTTTGTGTAAAGCACCGTTTTGAAGTAGAATTTTCTCTATTAGATCTGCCTGTTTCATAGGAGAGACTATAATGAACATGTATGAGATTCGTAGCGTTGACCTGAAAGAGGTGCCAGGTAATGATTTCATTAAATTCCTTAAGATAGAGATGCCTGAAAGAAAGGGTCATGGGCCCGTTCGCTTCGCTAGGGTTCGGTACGCTTTAAACGGCGGTCACACTATGGAAGAGAACGGTTTGCCTATAGACTTGGGCAAAGGGATTTTTATCGCAACGCTTGAGGATGAAGAGCTCTGCGGAATTTCTCGAAACGAATTAGAGAAAGTTTTGCAGGAAGCCGCAGTCGAGATTGTTAAGATTGCTTGGAAAGAGTGGGATCCACCTAATATCCTTAAAAGCATATTAAAGGGTTATTCTTACCTGCAATATGATGAACACCTTTCTAAACCCCCAGATGTTTTGAAGTGCTGTGTTACTGATCCAAACAGTTCACGACATGCGGAAGATATTTTTGAGATAGCCCGTAGGTTAAATGTTACCACCGGTGAGGACTACAAGGTGTTCTATGGGGGTAACTCCAGTGAGGACGATAATTTCGATGAAGTCTGGACATGGTTCTCTTTAAGGAAACTTAATTTTCAAAAGGGCAGTTCTAACGAGAAATAACAGATTTCCGCCTTAAGATGAAATGCACCTATTTCACAATTCTTGTCTTTATCCTTGTGATCTGTCGTGATTTCGCTATTGCCGAAGTCAGTAAAACTGCCCAAAAGGTCCTCACCACAATAGAATGGATCTCTATTCCTGAAGGCACGTTCCTAATGGGTTCAACCCCGGAAGAAGCGGCAGCAGCTTACGAAGACGCGAAGTTACGGAGCTCTATGCTTGAACGGCACACCTTTGATGCGGAGTTGCCGCAACATCAGGTCTATTTGAGTGCCTACGAAATCTCGCGGTATGAAATCACAAACGCCCAATACCGCGCTTTCATTGAGGCAACGAACCGTCCGACACCGCGTGGACACAACGGCGAGGAGACTTGGTTAGATGAAACGCTCAATGGTGGCACACAGCCCGTTGTTGGTGTGACGTGGTTTGATGCGCAAGCGTTCGCGGAGTGGATTGGCGGAAGTCTTCCGACCGAAGCACAGTGGGAGCGCGCTGCACGGGGGACTGAGGCACGCAGGTACCCCTGGGGAAACACGCCACCCAAGGCACGTCAGCACGCCAACTTCGCGCGTCGCTACAACCGTCCGGTGGCGGTGGGACAGTTTCCTAAAGGTGAATCACCAGATGGCATCGCCGACCTTGCTGGGAATGTATGGGAGTGGTGTCTCGATGAGTACAGTCCAATAGCCTATCAGCGAGGTAGTGGCGATGTGTCCAAAAATCCGCTCAATCTTCGCTTTCGGGATGTGCTTCGGGCGAGAGTGATTCGTGGGGGTGCTTGGGATGTCGGTCGCGCGTTTCTCCGTTCAGGTTTGCGATTCAAATTCTATCCTTTGGATTCAACACATACAATCGGGTTTCGGGTCGTCCGGCCGCGCCCAAAAATAAAAGAATAACCTTCCTATCACCATGTTCCAACCCAAACACTACCCGTCCTGCTTGTTGACTCTTTTCCTTTTCATGCTTCCTATGCTCAGTAGTGCTGACCCCTATTTCCGCGATGTAACCGATGCGATGAAACTTGATTTCCGGCACGTCAACGGATTTTCTGCGGAACGCCGACTCGTTGAGACGATGGGCAGTGGTGGGGCACTCTTTGACTTTGACAACGACGACGATTTAGATCTCTACCTCGTTCAAGGCAATTCACTCTCTTCGTCGGTAGAATCTCTACCTAAGAATCGACTTTACCGAAACGATGCTGGTATTTTTGTTGACATTACAGCGTCTGCAAATGTTGGTGATACCGGCTATGGACTCGGTGCTGTCGCTGCGGATTACAATTCTGATGGGTATCAAGACCTATACGTGACAAACTTGGGAAAAAATGTGTTATACCGCAACAATGGAGATGGCACGTTTACGGATGTAACCGAGCAAGCACAGGTAGGTTGTCCACTGTTGAGTGCGAGTGCGGCGTTTGCTGACATTGACCGGGATGGCGATCTTGATCTCTATGTGTGCAACTACGTTGAATATGCGTTGGAAACCGATATCCCGTGCTATTACAAAAATAGTTTGCGTATCTATTGTGGTCCTAACGAATATCAAGGTATTGCCGATGTGTTGTATCGAAACAATGGAGATGGTACGTTCACGGATGTTACGAAATCGGCAGGGGTCTATGAACCGACGACGCGCGGACTTGGGGTTGTTTTTACGGATGTGAATAGCGATGGTTGGGTGGACATCTACGTTGCAAACGATATGTCTCCAAATACGCTTTTTATGAATCAAGGCGACGGGACCTTTCAAGAGGAGGGCGTGCTTCGCGGTGTTGCGTATAACGGGGATGGACTCGCAAACGGCTCGATGGGGGTAGACGCTGGTGATTATGATAACGACGGCGATATAGATCTTTGGGTGACGAATTTCGCGTTGGAGGCGAACTGCCTTATGCAGAACGATGGCGAGGGTTATTTTGAGGACGGAACGTTTGACATGAACCTCGCCGATCCGTCTTTTTATGCCCTCGGTTTCGGTACTCGCTTCATTGACTTTGATAACGATGGTTGGTTAGATATACTCGTTGGGAATGGGCATATCTGGGATAACGTGGAACAAATTGACGCGAAACAGCGTTACGCGCAGCCTGTGCAACTCTTTCGTAATCGAGGTTCACAAAACGGTGCTGGTTTTACTGAGATTACTACTGAGGCTGGATTGGATAAAACACCTTATGTCGTCCGTGGGATGCTCTTCGGGGATATAGATATGGATGGCGATGTGGATGTTGTTTTGTGCCAGTCAAACCGTCCAGCAGTTATTCTCAGCAATGCAGTTGGCAATGCGAACGCGTGGCTAATGGTGAAATTGGTAGGTACAGATGGCAACACAGACGCGATCGGTGCGCAAGTTCAGGTAGAGATGGACGGCATGACGCTGCTGCGCGAGGTTATCTGTGGAGCGAGTTATTTGTCAGGCAACGATCTCCGTCTCACCTTTGGGTTAGGAGGTGCAACGCGGATAGACAACGTCCAGATTCGCTGGCACAACGGAAGCGTTCAGCGGTTAGGTGAAGTGGCAATTCGCCAATCTATAACGCTCTTGCAGGATTGACACTTTTCGCTGTTAATACTACAATGGACGGTGAGGAGGATTAAGATATGGCTATTTTTTCAATATCCAAGGTGTGTAGCCCGTAACGTAGTGGAGGGCGAATATACGGAAAGGAACGTGAAATTTCTAATCCACCTGACCGAACCGCAAGGTAAAATTAAAAATATGAAAGTCATTGAAGAGAGAGAAGCGTGGGTTCACACGCACTTCATCCTTGATAGTTTTTACGTTACAGCGCAGGAACGTAGGCAGATTTCTATCAATGTCGAGCCGGCGTTAATGCAACTCGGACTCCAGTACGGACTGACGTATAACATCGCGCCATCAAAACATCGCGCTATTGTTGTGCTTGAGTGTATACCGTTTGACTCGGTTAAAGCGATTATCAAAAAATTGATTAATGATGTGATTGCGGACTTTCCGGTCAGGCTCCCCGAACAGCGGAATGTTGTCACGAATATCACCGTCACCGATCCAGAAACGGAGCGGGCGGATGTTAGTGTCCGAGCCCCGGTGCAGTAAGAACATGTGTTCCCACAGTGCCCTCAGTGATGTTGAAAACTGAGGGAAATTCGTCGCACCAACCGTCGTTCGCGCGTGGACAGAATTGGCGTGAGTTCCCTTCAATAGCCGTTACACCGGGAATGCGCGCAGCAAGTCCAGCGGAATGCAAGAAAGATGCACCCGGACACGTCAAGTCCTGAACGGCGAGGAACATACCGTATTCTGCAGCAGCGGCACCCATCAGCAACGCCTGAGATTGCCCCTTACATGCCTTGAGCGCAACACCGGAATATCCTTGTTCACGTGCCAATAGAAAAGTCTCAAAATCGGTCAGCGATTCGTCGATGACCACCGGTTTTATCTCGGCGGCTTTGTGCATTTTGTTTTCGGGATGCGCCTTTAGATTCCGATCCGTCGGTTGCTCGATGTAAGCGAGGCGTTGAAAAGCTGCACGCTCCGTTTCTTGAATCTGGTTGAGAAACGCCAACAGATATTCCACATCTTGACAGGTTTCGTTGAAATCAGCGGAGTAATGCCACGTGTGAATACCGCGTTTTGCCTGTGTTTCTGCGGTGACTTTATCAATTGCCAGGACGCGTGCTACGTCCCACGCTAAGTCGTCGCCGTTCAGTTTAATCTTCAGGTGTGTCAATCCGTCAGCGACAATCCATTCGGGAAGCGTTTCCGGTAGACCGTCGTTGAGGCGTTCGGCAATATCGGCATCGGTAAGCGGATCGAGTGCGCCGACGAGGTGATAAAGCGGCATGCTTGACTTGGGTTGGCGTGAGGTATACCGGTCGAGATATTTTCCAACGAATTGTTTATCCAAAAAGTGCGACAGATCTGCTGCAATAAAATCTTCACTTAAGCCGTTGTAACTATTAATGCCGTTTGCTTTCCCGAATCCGTCGTGGATTGCTGCATCAATCGGACTTGTTGTAACGACGGTGCAGAGTTTTGGTATCGTCGATGCAAGTTGCATGGTGTCGGACAACGCATCGGCGATTCGCAAAAATTCGGGTTCAAGCACTTCGGAGAGTTCAAGGGGATGTGCGCATAGCGTACAATCCTGTGTTACTTTGACCGCTAATTCGGCGAGTTTTTTCATCGCTGCGAGACTCTGGTCGAAAGGGGCATAACGCGGTGGGAATGCCCAGACATTACCGAGCGGCATTGAGCCGCTGCCTTCTGCTTCTTTTCCATCGCGCGTCTGAACTCGCATGCGGACGTTAAAGAGGACACAGTGATCTGTCGGCACGCCGCCGAACTTCAGGGGGGTACGGTATTGGTGTTCTTCAAAGTCGTAATGAACATCAAGGATGCGAATATCTGTCGGTTTTGGCATAATTTCCTCGTTGCAGTCTGTTTTCTTTTATCGTAATCGGTTTTCTAAGGCGCGTCAAGCAATTTCTTTTTTTAAATTATCTGAATCGCGGATGACACGGATTGCGCGGATGACGCGGATTTCGGGATTCTTGGTAATGTTAGCATTGGATTAAAAATAAAACGTTCGATTTCATCGGTTTTTTGGAAGCTTGCAGGTTTATGGAGGTTTTTTATGGTGCATAACACGAGAGTTCAACAGCTGACTTCACTTCTTGACAAGCACGAGGTGTATCGGAACACCTGTCTCAATCTGATCGCTTCGGAGAACACGCCTTCGCCGTTGGTAGAGGAGCTTTTCGACGAACGGTTGGCGCGGCGGTATGGGAATTATTCTGGCATTGACCTCTACCAACGCAATTACAAAGGCAACCGTTATATTGCTGAAATAGAGGCGTACACGCAGGAACTGGCGAAGGAATTGTTCGGTGCTGCGTATGTCGATTTTCGTCCACTCTCAGGGAACATTGCGGGGATTGGAACAACGTTTGCCTTAGCGAAACCGGGGGACACAGCATTAGAGGTACATAACGGGCACCACTATGCTGAAAAACTGCTCTCCTCACCACTCAAAGTGGAACTACGATCCATTCCGATTCCGTGGGACGGACAACGTTCAAACATTGATCTCGACGCAACGCTTGCACTAATTGCGGAATACAAGCCGAATATTGTTAACATCGGTTCGGGTGTATTTCTCTTTCCACAACCTGTACGGGAACTGAAGCAGGCGATGCGCGAAGCGAATCCAGATTCTTATCTCATCTACGATGCCTCGCACGTTATTGGGCTGATTGCGGGTAAACGGTTTCAGTCGCCGTTTGGTGAAGGGGCGGATGTGATCATCTCCAGTACGCATAAAACGCTTGCGGGCCCGCAGGGAGGCATGATTCTAACCAACGATGCGTCTATTGCTGAACGGGTTGCGAAGGGACTCTATCCGTTGCTGATGAGCAATCACCATCTGAATCGGCTGCCAGCATTAGCGGGAACGTTTATAGAGTGGATGGAGTGCGGTGAGGCACAAGCGGATGCGATTGTTGCCAACGCAAAAGCACTCGGAGGTGCGTTAGCGGAACGCGGTGTTCCGATACTGGGTGCGGATCTCGGTTTCACGGAGTCGCATACCTTAATTCTGATTGTAGATAAATATGGGGAAGGTGGTGCGCTCGCAAATCATTTGGAAGCGTGTCATATTATTGCGGGTGCGGCGGGATTGCCGCCGGAGGTCGGTACGTCTGGGTTGCGTATGGGTGTTCAGGAGGTTACGCGGTGGGGGATGACCCCGGCGGACGCACCGGACATTGCGGATTGTATTGTTGGTGCGCTTTCTGGTGGGAGTCCTGAAGCACTCAAGCCAGAGGTTGCGAAAGTTGCGCGTCGGTTTGGGACGATCCAATTTACTGTGGATTGAAGTAAAACCTAAGAAGCATATAAATGAAGTAGGATTTGATCCCACTTTACCGCTGGCGAGGTTTCCTAACCTCGTCAATAACATTACGCAATTAGTAGTTTTTATATTTCAATCTTTGTTCAATCTTGAGATCAGATATTCTTGTCCACGGTCGCCTTTAACTCTGTTACAATGACTACAGAGCAGTTGAAGGTTCTCAATGTGGTCAGTTCCACCAACATTTTCTGCAATAATATGGTCAACTTCAAGGTGTTGTTTCTCAAAATGGGTGCCACACCCATTACAA encodes the following:
- a CDS encoding formylglycine-generating enzyme family protein translates to MKCTYFTILVFILVICRDFAIAEVSKTAQKVLTTIEWISIPEGTFLMGSTPEEAAAAYEDAKLRSSMLERHTFDAELPQHQVYLSAYEISRYEITNAQYRAFIEATNRPTPRGHNGEETWLDETLNGGTQPVVGVTWFDAQAFAEWIGGSLPTEAQWERAARGTEARRYPWGNTPPKARQHANFARRYNRPVAVGQFPKGESPDGIADLAGNVWEWCLDEYSPIAYQRGSGDVSKNPLNLRFRDVLRARVIRGGAWDVGRAFLRSGLRFKFYPLDSTHTIGFRVVRPRPKIKE
- a CDS encoding CRTAC1 family protein — its product is MFQPKHYPSCLLTLFLFMLPMLSSADPYFRDVTDAMKLDFRHVNGFSAERRLVETMGSGGALFDFDNDDDLDLYLVQGNSLSSSVESLPKNRLYRNDAGIFVDITASANVGDTGYGLGAVAADYNSDGYQDLYVTNLGKNVLYRNNGDGTFTDVTEQAQVGCPLLSASAAFADIDRDGDLDLYVCNYVEYALETDIPCYYKNSLRIYCGPNEYQGIADVLYRNNGDGTFTDVTKSAGVYEPTTRGLGVVFTDVNSDGWVDIYVANDMSPNTLFMNQGDGTFQEEGVLRGVAYNGDGLANGSMGVDAGDYDNDGDIDLWVTNFALEANCLMQNDGEGYFEDGTFDMNLADPSFYALGFGTRFIDFDNDGWLDILVGNGHIWDNVEQIDAKQRYAQPVQLFRNRGSQNGAGFTEITTEAGLDKTPYVVRGMLFGDIDMDGDVDVVLCQSNRPAVILSNAVGNANAWLMVKLVGTDGNTDAIGAQVQVEMDGMTLLREVICGASYLSGNDLRLTFGLGGATRIDNVQIRWHNGSVQRLGEVAIRQSITLLQD
- a CDS encoding mandelate racemase/muconate lactonizing enzyme family protein, with the translated sequence MPKPTDIRILDVHYDFEEHQYRTPLKFGGVPTDHCVLFNVRMRVQTRDGKEAEGSGSMPLGNVWAFPPRYAPFDQSLAAMKKLAELAVKVTQDCTLCAHPLELSEVLEPEFLRIADALSDTMQLASTIPKLCTVVTTSPIDAAIHDGFGKANGINSYNGLSEDFIAADLSHFLDKQFVGKYLDRYTSRQPKSSMPLYHLVGALDPLTDADIAERLNDGLPETLPEWIVADGLTHLKIKLNGDDLAWDVARVLAIDKVTAETQAKRGIHTWHYSADFNETCQDVEYLLAFLNQIQETERAAFQRLAYIEQPTDRNLKAHPENKMHKAAEIKPVVIDESLTDFETFLLAREQGYSGVALKACKGQSQALLMGAAAAEYGMFLAVQDLTCPGASFLHSAGLAARIPGVTAIEGNSRQFCPRANDGWCDEFPSVFNITEGTVGTHVLTAPGLGH
- a CDS encoding serine hydroxymethyltransferase, coding for MVHNTRVQQLTSLLDKHEVYRNTCLNLIASENTPSPLVEELFDERLARRYGNYSGIDLYQRNYKGNRYIAEIEAYTQELAKELFGAAYVDFRPLSGNIAGIGTTFALAKPGDTALEVHNGHHYAEKLLSSPLKVELRSIPIPWDGQRSNIDLDATLALIAEYKPNIVNIGSGVFLFPQPVRELKQAMREANPDSYLIYDASHVIGLIAGKRFQSPFGEGADVIISSTHKTLAGPQGGMILTNDASIAERVAKGLYPLLMSNHHLNRLPALAGTFIEWMECGEAQADAIVANAKALGGALAERGVPILGADLGFTESHTLILIVDKYGEGGALANHLEACHIIAGAAGLPPEVGTSGLRMGVQEVTRWGMTPADAPDIADCIVGALSGGSPEALKPEVAKVARRFGTIQFTVD